The following proteins are co-located in the Bacillus pumilus genome:
- the nadE gene encoding ammonia-dependent NAD(+) synthetase: MSLQKKISQELHVQPSIDPKQEIEKRVGFLKDYLKKTGAKGFVLGISGGQDSTLAGRLAQLAASELRQEGKEDAVFIAVRLPHGVQQDEDDAQLALSFIQPDKSWKYDIAPAVAAFSDQYQKETNKPLSDFNKGNVKARMRMIAQYAIGGEEGLLVLGTDHAAEAVTGFFTKYGDGGADVLPLTGLTKRQGRTLLEALQAPERLYLKKPTADLLDDKPQQTDETELGITYNEIDDYLEGKPVSDQAAEAIEKRYVQSEHKRQVPASMFDDWWK; the protein is encoded by the coding sequence ATGAGTTTGCAGAAAAAGATCAGCCAAGAGTTGCATGTGCAGCCCTCAATTGACCCAAAGCAGGAGATCGAAAAACGGGTTGGATTTCTAAAGGATTACTTGAAAAAAACCGGTGCAAAAGGCTTCGTCCTCGGCATTAGCGGCGGACAGGATTCGACGCTTGCTGGCCGTCTCGCTCAGCTGGCTGCATCTGAGCTGCGTCAAGAAGGAAAAGAAGATGCTGTCTTTATTGCGGTTCGTCTCCCGCATGGCGTGCAGCAGGATGAAGACGATGCTCAGCTCGCTCTATCATTTATACAGCCAGACAAGTCATGGAAATACGATATTGCGCCTGCGGTGGCTGCATTCAGTGATCAGTATCAAAAGGAAACAAACAAGCCGCTGTCTGACTTTAATAAAGGGAATGTGAAAGCACGTATGAGAATGATCGCACAGTATGCCATCGGTGGAGAGGAAGGGTTACTTGTCCTCGGTACAGATCATGCGGCTGAAGCAGTGACCGGTTTCTTCACGAAGTATGGTGATGGAGGTGCAGATGTTCTGCCGCTCACGGGTCTAACGAAACGCCAAGGACGGACTCTGCTAGAAGCTCTTCAAGCACCGGAACGCCTGTACTTAAAGAAACCAACAGCCGACCTGCTGGATGACAAGCCTCAGCAAACGGATGAAACAGAACTCGGTATTACGTACAATGAAATTGATGATTACTTAGAAGGAAAACCAGTTTCCGATCAAGCTGCTGAAGCGATTGAAAAGCGCTATGTTCAATCAGAACATAAACGCCAAGTACCAGCTTCAATGTTTGATGACTGGTGGAAATAA
- a CDS encoding citryl-CoA lyase translates to MNDTMKNRSALEIYNEGGAWWETEISDIQKNSIELRGYPIEELIGELSYPQMLYLLLVGELLDDSKAALFESVLVAGADHGPRAPSIAAARMAVTCGISFNSSVATGMNLLGDIHGGAGEKAMCMLYEAKSIYDENKDIKYAAKQVCQAWLARKAKIPGIGHQLHDDDPRVRRLYELSQTYVEHGHISGIYLRLAEAIRHELENRKGKKITMNIDGVSAAIQCELNIPAEAAKGIFSLSRGMGIVAHAYEELTRGALVKGPCPNEERLVRYVGHGTRHLKEGETI, encoded by the coding sequence ATGAATGACACAATGAAAAATCGCAGTGCACTGGAAATATACAACGAAGGGGGTGCTTGGTGGGAGACAGAGATTAGTGATATTCAGAAAAACTCCATTGAGCTACGAGGGTATCCAATTGAAGAGCTCATTGGCGAATTGTCATATCCACAGATGCTTTATTTATTGCTTGTCGGAGAATTGCTGGATGATTCTAAAGCTGCCCTTTTTGAGAGTGTTCTTGTCGCAGGTGCAGACCATGGGCCAAGGGCACCGTCTATTGCAGCAGCAAGAATGGCCGTTACGTGTGGCATTTCATTTAATTCCTCTGTAGCGACAGGGATGAATCTATTAGGTGATATTCACGGTGGTGCCGGCGAAAAGGCGATGTGTATGCTGTACGAGGCAAAATCAATTTACGATGAAAACAAAGATATAAAATATGCGGCAAAGCAAGTGTGTCAGGCTTGGTTAGCCCGTAAAGCCAAGATACCAGGTATCGGCCATCAGCTGCATGATGACGATCCGCGGGTGAGACGTTTATATGAATTGAGTCAGACCTATGTCGAGCACGGTCATATTAGCGGTATTTACTTGAGGTTAGCGGAGGCAATCAGGCACGAACTTGAAAACCGAAAAGGGAAAAAAATAACGATGAACATAGATGGCGTATCAGCTGCGATTCAATGTGAATTAAACATCCCGGCTGAAGCAGCAAAAGGCATCTTTTCCTTATCAAGAGGAATGGGCATTGTGGCGCATGCGTACGAGGAGCTGACAAGGGGAGCCCTCGTGAAAGGACCTTGTCCAAATGAAGAAAGACTGGTTCGTTACGTTGGGCATGGAACGCGGCATTTGAAGGAGGGTGAGACAATTTGA
- a CDS encoding aldehyde dehydrogenase family protein, with protein MSELKALSYVGGDWLEANREKEDIINPYSGETIGTSYLASTGDIEHALTVAQQIKKQLVGMSALDRSILLKKAATLLEDQKEYFAKLISLELGKPLKNTRDEVSRSIETLVQSAEEANRLIGETIPGHVSSRGQGAMAMTFKVPVGVVLAITPFNAPLNLICHKIGPAFAAGNAIILKPAPQTSAVATAFVKLLLEAEFPEKSVQLIIGGVDAGRQLVTDERTNLVSFTGGAVGGEHISNSAGLKKVLLELGGNGATIVHHDADIEKAASLCAKTGFSNSGQSCISVQRIYVHKEILATFTETLKEKVDQLIVGDPLSSESDIGCMVDEQAAKRVEVWIQEAEKMGASIISGGQRNGASVRPTILLSPPKQAKVVCEEVFGPVVSILPYEDLNEAIKEANDSRYGLQAGIFTSQLAVALHAAKELETGGVIINGTSNFRLDHWPYGGIKRSGIGREGPRFAIEEMTETKMVVLPEGI; from the coding sequence TTGAGTGAATTGAAAGCGTTGTCATATGTAGGTGGAGATTGGCTTGAAGCAAATCGTGAAAAAGAGGACATCATCAATCCGTACTCTGGAGAGACAATTGGCACATCTTATTTAGCGTCAACAGGAGATATAGAACACGCACTTACTGTTGCACAGCAAATCAAAAAACAACTAGTGGGTATGTCAGCGTTAGATCGTTCGATTCTTTTGAAAAAAGCAGCTACATTGCTAGAAGATCAAAAAGAATATTTTGCGAAACTCATTTCTTTAGAATTAGGAAAGCCGCTTAAAAACACACGAGATGAAGTCTCACGATCTATTGAAACGTTAGTGCAATCAGCCGAAGAAGCCAATCGATTAATAGGGGAGACCATTCCTGGTCATGTATCATCTCGCGGACAGGGAGCAATGGCGATGACATTTAAAGTGCCAGTTGGTGTGGTGTTAGCCATTACTCCTTTTAATGCACCACTCAATCTCATTTGTCACAAAATTGGTCCTGCTTTTGCAGCAGGGAATGCCATTATATTAAAACCGGCTCCGCAAACATCAGCGGTTGCCACAGCATTTGTCAAACTGCTGCTTGAAGCGGAATTCCCTGAAAAAAGCGTGCAGCTCATTATCGGTGGAGTAGATGCCGGAAGACAATTAGTGACGGATGAAAGAACAAATCTTGTTTCTTTTACCGGAGGCGCAGTTGGCGGAGAACATATTTCTAATTCCGCTGGATTGAAAAAGGTACTACTAGAGCTTGGTGGAAATGGAGCTACTATTGTCCATCATGATGCGGATATTGAAAAAGCTGCATCCCTTTGCGCAAAAACGGGTTTCAGTAATTCTGGTCAAAGTTGTATTTCCGTTCAACGAATTTATGTCCACAAGGAAATCCTGGCAACATTTACTGAGACACTAAAAGAAAAAGTGGATCAGCTCATCGTTGGAGATCCGCTGTCCAGTGAAAGCGATATCGGCTGTATGGTTGATGAACAGGCAGCAAAACGTGTAGAAGTTTGGATACAAGAAGCAGAGAAAATGGGCGCTAGCATCATTTCTGGAGGACAAAGAAATGGAGCAAGCGTTAGACCAACTATTTTGCTCAGCCCGCCAAAACAGGCCAAAGTCGTGTGCGAGGAAGTATTTGGTCCGGTTGTCAGCATCCTTCCTTATGAAGATTTAAATGAAGCGATCAAAGAAGCAAATGATAGCCGCTACGGTTTGCAAGCCGGAATCTTTACGAGCCAGCTGGCTGTAGCGTTACACGCAGCGAAAGAGCTTGAAACTGGGGGCGTGATCATCAATGGGACATCGAATTTCAGATTGGATCACTGGCCATATGGCGGTATTAAGCGAAGTGGTATTGGAAGAGAAGGTCCACGTTTCGCCATTGAAGAGATGACGGAAACCAAAATGGTCGTCCTTCCAGAAGGGATATAA
- the aroD gene encoding type I 3-dehydroquinate dehydratase — MDGNAFQHKLKVVQAGGRPMVCTPLIGQTKEELLHELEVLAEKKPDVIEWRADFFTNLHDKEQVIETLHWMKDKAQGIPILFTIRSEKEGGEPISLSTEEKVTLLETLCATQLVEAIDYELMHDEKFMQKVSQAAKKNGVTLIVSYHDFDSTPEVARLVQIFGNAESVGADIAKVAVMPHSYEDALKLLYATSHAKNQLKVPLISMAMGEYGAFTRMIGGLFGSDMTFAVGKESSAPGQVAIQDLNTVLSVVFSKNE; from the coding sequence ATGGATGGAAATGCATTTCAGCACAAGCTGAAAGTCGTGCAGGCAGGTGGTCGGCCGATGGTTTGTACTCCATTAATAGGGCAAACAAAGGAAGAACTGCTTCATGAACTAGAGGTGTTAGCCGAGAAGAAACCCGATGTGATTGAGTGGCGAGCTGACTTTTTTACGAACCTCCATGATAAGGAACAAGTAATAGAGACCCTTCATTGGATGAAAGACAAGGCGCAGGGAATTCCAATTTTGTTCACCATTCGTTCTGAAAAGGAAGGCGGCGAACCAATATCGCTTTCAACGGAAGAAAAGGTAACGCTGCTTGAAACGCTATGTGCCACTCAACTTGTGGAGGCCATTGATTATGAATTGATGCATGATGAGAAATTTATGCAGAAAGTCAGTCAAGCGGCCAAAAAGAATGGGGTGACCTTGATTGTCTCTTATCATGATTTTGACAGTACGCCTGAAGTCGCTCGTCTCGTGCAAATATTCGGTAATGCGGAATCGGTTGGCGCTGACATTGCAAAGGTAGCTGTGATGCCGCATTCATATGAGGATGCATTAAAGCTGCTCTATGCAACCAGTCATGCCAAAAATCAATTGAAGGTGCCTCTCATCTCAATGGCAATGGGAGAGTATGGAGCTTTTACAAGAATGATTGGCGGACTTTTTGGGTCAGACATGACCTTTGCCGTGGGGAAAGAAAGCTCAGCCCCTGGTCAAGTCGCAATACAAGATTTGAATACCGTTTTATCTGTTGTGTTTTCAAAGAATGAGTGA
- a CDS encoding thiamine pyrophosphate-binding protein yields MKKNISSQVIQYLENRGVEHIFGLCGHTNIAFLSALEKSSIKFVNVRHEQIAAHAADGYARAKKQTSVVLSHLGPGLTNAATGVANAALDSIPMVVIAGDVPSHYYGKHPHQEINLHSDASQYEIYRPFVKRAWRVDIPELFPEILSKAFQLAESGRPGPVLISVPMDVFSKDLDVSLFKQMEQHTHTIEKPSIDDHTANRIMDRLLQAEKPLLYVGGGILLADAAEELKAFSEHLSIPVAHSLMGKGAMPDNHSMTLGMTGFWGTKFINDQCKEADYIFALGTRFAEADASSWESEYTFNFSTTKLIHIDIDPNEIGRNYPVEIGAVADLKQALTVLNRVARERLPKGLDRPELKKDIAAYREEFRKSNLTNIQDESFPMKPQRILQEVREVLPADAFITTDVGWNKNGVGQQFSVYTPGTILTPGGFATMGFGAPAALGAKVAQPDRVVVSLVGDGGFGQNPSVLATAVEENIPVVWIVMNNSAFGTIAGLQMAHYETTYGTVFRKDGESYSPDFATIARGYGMKGIKITCAAEFKEALAEAISSQEPCVIDVAMKNDPVPTDGHWNINDIYSPNTKRSHVSVN; encoded by the coding sequence ATGAAAAAGAATATATCATCACAGGTCATTCAGTATTTAGAAAACCGGGGAGTCGAGCATATTTTTGGCCTCTGCGGTCATACGAATATTGCTTTTCTATCAGCGCTTGAAAAAAGCAGTATCAAATTTGTGAATGTGAGACATGAACAGATTGCTGCACACGCGGCAGATGGATATGCAAGAGCGAAGAAACAGACATCTGTTGTTCTCAGTCATTTAGGACCGGGACTTACGAATGCGGCAACAGGAGTGGCGAATGCAGCACTTGATTCCATTCCAATGGTTGTTATTGCAGGAGATGTCCCAAGTCATTACTACGGAAAGCACCCACATCAAGAAATTAATCTTCATTCCGATGCTTCTCAATATGAAATTTATCGACCTTTTGTGAAAAGAGCATGGCGTGTCGACATTCCAGAATTATTCCCAGAGATTTTGTCAAAAGCATTTCAGTTAGCCGAAAGCGGCCGTCCTGGACCAGTACTCATTTCAGTTCCAATGGATGTGTTTTCAAAAGACTTAGATGTTTCCCTATTTAAACAAATGGAACAACATACACACACAATAGAAAAACCATCCATTGATGATCATACGGCAAATCGTATCATGGACCGATTACTGCAGGCTGAAAAACCACTTTTATATGTAGGAGGAGGCATTTTACTAGCCGATGCTGCGGAGGAATTAAAGGCATTCTCTGAGCACCTCAGTATCCCTGTTGCCCATTCATTAATGGGGAAAGGAGCGATGCCGGATAATCACTCAATGACCCTTGGAATGACCGGGTTTTGGGGCACAAAGTTCATCAACGATCAGTGTAAAGAGGCGGACTACATTTTCGCCTTGGGAACACGTTTTGCTGAAGCGGATGCAAGTTCTTGGGAATCGGAATATACATTTAACTTCTCAACAACCAAGCTGATCCATATTGACATTGACCCGAATGAAATTGGACGGAACTATCCAGTAGAAATTGGAGCTGTAGCTGATCTCAAGCAGGCGTTAACCGTGCTGAACCGTGTGGCGAGAGAAAGACTGCCAAAAGGTCTGGATCGACCTGAATTGAAAAAAGACATTGCTGCATATCGTGAGGAATTTCGGAAGAGCAATCTGACGAATATTCAAGATGAATCCTTCCCGATGAAGCCGCAGCGTATTTTGCAGGAAGTACGTGAAGTATTGCCTGCAGATGCTTTTATTACAACCGATGTTGGCTGGAATAAAAATGGAGTAGGACAGCAATTCTCTGTGTATACGCCAGGTACGATTTTAACACCAGGTGGGTTTGCGACGATGGGATTCGGAGCACCCGCAGCACTTGGAGCAAAGGTTGCTCAGCCTGATCGTGTCGTTGTGTCACTTGTTGGAGATGGCGGGTTTGGCCAAAACCCATCTGTTCTGGCAACAGCCGTGGAAGAAAACATTCCTGTTGTGTGGATTGTGATGAACAACAGTGCGTTTGGGACGATTGCCGGCTTACAAATGGCACATTATGAGACGACTTATGGCACGGTCTTTAGAAAAGATGGTGAGAGCTATTCTCCTGACTTTGCCACCATTGCTAGAGGTTATGGAATGAAAGGAATAAAAATTACTTGCGCTGCTGAATTCAAAGAGGCATTAGCTGAAGCAATTTCATCCCAAGAGCCGTGTGTGATTGATGTGGCAATGAAAAATGATCCTGTGCCTACTGATGGGCATTGGAATATCAATGATATTTATTCACCAAATACAAAACGCTCACACGTCAGTGTGAATTAA
- a CDS encoding cupin domain-containing protein, giving the protein MKIKVLNPFKDGHPLWLGLDHPEEQMIRKVFQTITPDTVGSEHMMAGLTIFEPGEASSVHNHPGSEEFDYVIKGSGEVICDGEKQSFKQNDFMFIPDGVSHQHVNTGDEPLWLIWLYTPQGQLPKD; this is encoded by the coding sequence ATGAAAATTAAAGTATTGAATCCGTTTAAAGATGGGCATCCATTATGGTTAGGTTTAGATCATCCTGAAGAGCAAATGATTCGGAAAGTATTTCAAACCATTACACCAGATACGGTTGGATCGGAGCATATGATGGCAGGTCTCACCATTTTTGAGCCGGGGGAAGCAAGCTCTGTTCACAATCACCCAGGTTCAGAGGAATTTGATTATGTGATTAAGGGGTCTGGCGAGGTCATTTGTGATGGAGAAAAACAGTCCTTTAAACAAAATGACTTTATGTTTATTCCAGATGGTGTCTCGCATCAGCATGTGAATACAGGGGATGAACCTTTATGGCTCATTTGGCTGTATACACCACAAGGACAGCTGCCAAAGGATTAA
- a CDS encoding CaiB/BaiF CoA transferase family protein, with protein sequence MNKNTPLEGLKILDVSTMIAAPYGAVLLGDFGAEVIKVEIPGKGDTLRHVGPFADGEPLRWSGLSRNKKSLTLDLHKEEAKDIFKKLAAQVDLIIENFRPGTLEKWDVGYDVLKEINPRLIMIRVSGYGQTGPFKDKAGFGTPATAFSGFTYLQGFPDRHPVSPSFSLTDYIAGIYVAFAAVTAMYYRDTHPEGTGQMVDLALYESVFRMLEFLVAEYDKLGKVRERSPGLSGHSSPAGTYETKDGHYLVLVTSTDSTFNRLAEAMNRLDLLENEKFSVNAARLKHNDEMDAIVSQWIASKSRDEVLDTLDTHGVPVSPILSIRDIFEHPQFKERENIVEVHHPRLGKVKVPGIIPKFEKTPGSIRHIAPDLGEHNYEILTNMLGLTEEECKQLEEKGVI encoded by the coding sequence ATGAATAAGAATACACCACTTGAAGGATTGAAAATATTGGACGTTTCGACGATGATTGCTGCACCCTATGGCGCAGTTCTTCTAGGGGATTTTGGTGCAGAAGTCATCAAAGTTGAAATCCCTGGAAAAGGAGATACGCTTCGGCATGTTGGTCCTTTTGCGGACGGTGAACCGCTAAGATGGTCAGGACTATCAAGAAACAAAAAATCCCTCACACTTGATCTTCACAAAGAAGAAGCGAAAGATATTTTTAAAAAGCTTGCAGCGCAGGTCGATTTGATTATCGAAAATTTTCGTCCAGGAACACTTGAAAAATGGGACGTTGGGTACGATGTATTAAAGGAAATCAACCCTCGTTTAATTATGATTCGTGTATCAGGCTATGGACAGACAGGCCCATTTAAGGACAAGGCGGGGTTTGGAACCCCTGCGACGGCGTTTAGCGGCTTTACGTATCTTCAAGGGTTTCCAGATCGCCATCCAGTCAGTCCGTCCTTTTCACTGACAGATTACATTGCGGGTATCTATGTGGCGTTTGCCGCTGTGACAGCCATGTATTATCGGGATACACATCCAGAAGGTACCGGGCAAATGGTGGATCTAGCACTCTATGAGTCTGTTTTCCGTATGCTGGAGTTTTTGGTTGCAGAATATGACAAGCTTGGCAAGGTACGCGAACGTTCACCAGGGCTAAGCGGTCATTCGAGTCCTGCTGGCACTTACGAAACAAAGGATGGGCATTATCTCGTTCTAGTAACGAGTACAGATTCGACCTTTAATCGACTGGCAGAGGCGATGAATCGATTAGATTTACTAGAAAACGAAAAATTCTCCGTAAATGCAGCGAGGCTGAAGCATAACGATGAAATGGATGCTATCGTCTCTCAGTGGATTGCATCCAAATCAAGGGATGAGGTATTGGACACTTTAGATACTCATGGCGTACCTGTGAGTCCGATCCTCAGCATTCGGGATATCTTTGAACATCCGCAATTCAAAGAACGAGAAAATATCGTTGAAGTTCATCATCCTCGGCTTGGAAAAGTGAAAGTACCTGGCATCATTCCGAAGTTTGAAAAAACACCAGGGAGTATCCGCCATATTGCACCTGATTTGGGTGAACATAATTATGAGATTTTAACGAACATGCTCGGACTGACAGAAGAAGAGTGCAAACAGTTAGAAGAAAAAGGAGTTATTTAA
- a CDS encoding MFS transporter yields MKVHSELKGNELQPAYMKPTKARFGILILLFFITAINYIDRASVSIVAPAIQSSLQLNPALLGLIFSAFSWTYTAMQIPGGFILDKFGSKVTYGISLITWSIFTGLQAFANSFAFLFGCRLFIGITESPAFPANNRIVTTWFPRRERAFATGVYTAGEYVGLAFATPLLFWIMTTFDWRTVFITAGALGIIFAFFWYKYYHEPKEHPKVNEDELELIRQGEGLTVASQEKLKWADFAALLKYRKLIGLYIGQFSVASTLFFFLTWFPTYLAEAKNMAFLKVGFAASLPYIAAFFGVLFGGYVSDWLLKKGVSVNVARKLPVVVGLLLTSTIVLANFTTSIPLVLTILSIASFAQGLSNISWTMLSEVAPKEMVGLAGGVFNFFANLSGIITPLIIGLIVSVTGSYNGGILFVSLVALGGALSYIFIVGKIERIQLKP; encoded by the coding sequence ATGAAAGTGCATTCAGAACTGAAGGGGAACGAACTGCAGCCCGCTTATATGAAACCAACGAAAGCCCGTTTTGGTATATTGATTCTGTTGTTTTTTATTACGGCCATTAATTATATTGATAGAGCCAGTGTGTCCATTGTTGCACCAGCTATTCAATCTTCCCTGCAATTAAATCCTGCATTATTAGGCCTGATTTTTTCGGCGTTTAGCTGGACGTATACAGCCATGCAAATACCAGGCGGCTTTATTCTTGATAAATTCGGATCAAAGGTTACGTATGGGATTTCGCTCATTACTTGGTCTATTTTCACTGGCTTACAGGCGTTTGCAAACAGCTTTGCTTTTTTATTCGGCTGCCGTTTGTTTATTGGAATTACAGAATCTCCAGCATTCCCTGCCAACAACCGCATTGTGACAACGTGGTTCCCTAGAAGAGAGCGGGCTTTTGCTACAGGCGTTTACACTGCTGGAGAATATGTTGGCCTAGCTTTTGCAACTCCTCTTCTTTTTTGGATCATGACCACTTTCGATTGGAGAACTGTATTTATCACTGCAGGTGCGCTCGGTATTATATTTGCTTTTTTTTGGTATAAGTATTATCACGAACCGAAAGAACATCCGAAAGTCAATGAAGATGAGCTAGAGTTGATTCGTCAAGGGGAAGGGCTGACAGTGGCCTCACAGGAGAAACTGAAATGGGCAGACTTTGCCGCCCTTTTAAAATATCGCAAATTGATTGGGCTCTATATTGGTCAATTTTCTGTGGCGTCCACACTCTTTTTCTTTTTAACATGGTTTCCTACTTATTTAGCTGAGGCGAAAAATATGGCGTTTCTAAAGGTAGGTTTTGCAGCTTCTCTTCCATACATTGCGGCATTCTTTGGAGTGCTGTTTGGCGGTTATGTATCCGATTGGCTGCTCAAAAAGGGTGTATCTGTCAATGTGGCAAGGAAGCTGCCTGTCGTTGTTGGTTTGCTCCTGACAAGTACCATCGTGTTGGCGAATTTCACGACAAGTATTCCGCTTGTACTGACCATTTTGTCCATTGCTTCCTTCGCACAAGGGCTGTCAAATATCTCATGGACCATGCTGTCTGAGGTAGCGCCGAAAGAGATGGTAGGCCTTGCTGGAGGCGTGTTCAACTTTTTTGCTAATTTATCTGGGATCATCACACCGCTGATCATCGGTTTGATCGTATCCGTGACAGGCTCGTATAACGGAGGTATTTTATTTGTCAGCCTTGTCGCATTAGGCGGGGCGTTATCCTACATATTTATCGTAGGTAAAATTGAACGCATCCAATTAAAACCATAG
- a CDS encoding IclR family transcriptional regulator, which produces MADKKSKEESGLRTVQRALDILHCFSEERQELTLTDISKEMNLAMSTTTRLLKALEMNHFVEKNQDTLKYRLGQRLYLLGYIAGKSIKLRELAKPLMYKLRDETKETVNLYVLDHTSRICIEQAEGLQSIRHLVKIGEKLPLYAGAGGKVLLAFQSEEFQQKVFMSEAENVKKDDWQKECAHILKAYTACSIDEREVGSAAVAAPIFNIHGEVQACLSISGPTHRFTEEVIPQLQQKVKEHAQKLSEQLGYVVKHNF; this is translated from the coding sequence ATGGCTGATAAAAAGTCAAAAGAAGAATCGGGACTGCGTACCGTTCAGCGGGCTTTGGATATTCTTCATTGTTTTAGCGAAGAACGGCAAGAGCTGACGCTAACGGACATTTCAAAAGAGATGAATTTAGCAATGTCTACCACGACGAGACTGCTCAAGGCACTTGAAATGAATCATTTTGTGGAAAAGAACCAAGATACACTCAAATATCGACTCGGTCAAAGGCTTTATCTGCTCGGTTACATTGCTGGGAAGTCCATCAAATTGAGGGAACTGGCAAAGCCGCTTATGTACAAACTTCGTGATGAAACAAAGGAAACCGTCAATTTATATGTGCTAGATCATACAAGCAGGATTTGTATTGAACAAGCTGAAGGGCTGCAATCCATCAGGCATCTTGTCAAGATTGGTGAGAAGCTGCCATTATACGCAGGTGCTGGTGGAAAGGTTTTGCTTGCCTTCCAAAGCGAAGAATTTCAGCAAAAAGTATTCATGTCTGAGGCTGAAAACGTGAAGAAAGATGACTGGCAAAAGGAATGTGCACATATTCTTAAGGCGTATACTGCTTGCAGTATTGATGAACGGGAGGTCGGATCTGCGGCAGTGGCAGCGCCGATCTTTAACATTCATGGCGAGGTGCAGGCATGTTTATCAATATCTGGTCCAACTCATAGATTTACTGAAGAAGTCATTCCTCAGTTGCAGCAAAAAGTGAAGGAACACGCCCAAAAGCTCTCCGAACAGCTCGGTTACGTTGTCAAACACAATTTTTAA
- a CDS encoding shikimate kinase, which translates to MKNNREIPVRQRNIVLIGFMGVGKTTIGQLVAKKLYRDFIDVDQEIEKKYNMTIPEMFQQKGEAFFRQAEKDYIVDLCEHTQLKIVSLGGGAFKQEEIKRSCLKHCTVLFLDLSWENWKQRLDILIENRPVLHNRSIDEMKELFEERREIYALHNSRVETDHLEAEEVANYIVDTLKLGWDLYSK; encoded by the coding sequence ATGAAAAACAATAGAGAAATCCCTGTGAGACAGCGAAATATTGTCCTCATTGGCTTTATGGGCGTTGGTAAAACAACCATTGGGCAGCTCGTCGCCAAAAAGTTATATAGAGATTTTATTGATGTCGATCAGGAGATTGAGAAAAAGTACAACATGACGATTCCAGAAATGTTTCAGCAAAAAGGAGAAGCTTTCTTCAGGCAGGCTGAAAAGGATTATATCGTCGATTTATGTGAACATACACAGCTGAAGATTGTGTCCCTAGGGGGCGGTGCGTTCAAACAGGAAGAAATCAAACGATCCTGCTTGAAGCATTGTACGGTTCTTTTCCTTGATTTATCTTGGGAGAATTGGAAGCAGCGGCTGGATATTTTAATCGAAAACCGCCCTGTTCTTCATAACCGGTCGATTGACGAGATGAAAGAGCTGTTTGAAGAGCGCCGGGAAATTTATGCCCTTCATAACTCAAGAGTCGAAACAGATCATCTAGAGGCTGAGGAAGTTGCCAATTATATTGTGGACACACTCAAGCTTGGCTGGGATTTATACTCGAAATAA
- a CDS encoding carbon-nitrogen family hydrolase has translation MKIALIQMDVQIGKPDVNFKKAEAFLEEAIRQQPDLIILPEMWNTGYALEQADQLADVNGERTKQLFSSFARKHQVYLIAGSVLNKRAENEDITNTMYVFNRQGELVLDYDKIHLFRLMDEHNYLTAGDQLGLFDYGEDVKIGAMICYDLRFPQLSRTLVNKGAKVLVNTAQWPSARVDHWRSLLIARAIENQSFMIAVNRTGTSRDTEFPGHSMVIDPLGRILLETSHDEDIHYAEIDLQLVDEVRQQMPVMTDQRLDLY, from the coding sequence ATGAAAATCGCCCTTATCCAAATGGACGTACAAATTGGAAAACCTGATGTGAACTTTAAGAAAGCAGAAGCGTTTTTAGAAGAAGCGATCCGTCAACAGCCTGACCTGATCATTTTACCCGAAATGTGGAATACCGGATATGCGCTAGAACAGGCAGATCAGCTCGCCGATGTAAACGGAGAACGCACGAAACAGCTCTTCTCTTCCTTTGCCCGCAAGCACCAAGTGTATCTCATCGCAGGAAGTGTATTGAATAAGCGTGCAGAAAATGAAGACATCACCAACACGATGTATGTGTTTAACCGCCAAGGTGAGCTTGTATTAGATTATGATAAAATTCATTTATTCCGCTTAATGGATGAGCACAACTATTTAACCGCTGGTGATCAGCTTGGTTTATTTGACTATGGTGAAGATGTGAAGATCGGCGCGATGATCTGCTATGATCTCCGTTTCCCGCAGCTCTCCAGAACACTTGTGAACAAAGGTGCGAAAGTGCTCGTCAATACCGCCCAATGGCCGTCAGCAAGAGTGGACCATTGGCGCAGCCTGCTCATCGCAAGAGCCATCGAAAACCAATCCTTTATGATTGCTGTCAACCGGACGGGCACAAGCAGGGACACTGAATTCCCTGGACATTCCATGGTGATTGACCCACTCGGCCGTATACTGCTTGAAACAAGCCATGACGAAGACATTCATTATGCAGAAATTGATCTTCAGCTAGTGGATGAAGTGAGACAACAAATGCCTGTCATGACAGATCAGCGTCTAGACTTATATTAA